In Bombyx mori chromosome 11, ASM3026992v2, one genomic interval encodes:
- the LOC101740082 gene encoding sericin 1 isoform X7 produces the protein MRFVLCCTLIALAALSVKAFGHHPGNRDTVEVKNRKYNAASSESSYLNKDNDSISAGAHRAKSVEQSQDKSKYTSGPEGVSYSGRSQNYKDSKQAYADYHSDPNGGSASAGQSRDSSLRERNVHYVSDGEAVAASSDARDENRSAQQNAQANWNADGSYGVSADRSGSASSRRRQANYYSDKDITAASKDDSRADSSRRSNAYYNRDSDGSESAGLSDRRASSSKNDNVFVYRTKDSIGGQAKSSRSSHSQESDAYYNSSPDGSYNAGTRDSSISNKKKASSTIYADKDQIRAANDRYSSKQLKQSSAQISSGPEGTSVSSKDRQYSNDKRSKSDAYVGRDGTVAYSNKDSEKTSRQSNTNYADQNSVRSDSAASDQTSNSYDKGYSDKNTVAHSSGSRGSQNQKSSSYRADKDGFSSSTNTEKSRFSSSNSVVETSDGTSASRESSAEDTKSSNSNVQSDETGEEEELFDVVSYQKIEDGKPVIIMKVIPVEKSASQSSSSRSSQESASYSSSSSSSTEESSSSSSRAASSTDASSNTDSNSNSAGSSTSGGSSTYGYSSNSRDGSVSTTGSSSNTDSNSNSVGSRKSGGSSSHEDSSKSRDENVSTTGSSSNTDSNSNSAGSSTSGGSSTYGYSSNSRDGSVSSTGSSSNTDSNSNSAGSSTSGGSSTYGYSSNSRDGSVSSTGSSSNTDSNSNSVGSRKSGGSSSHEDSSKSRDETVSTTDSSSNTDSNSNSVETRKSGGSSSHEDSSKSRDENVSTTGSSSNTDSNSNSAGSSTSGGSSTYGYSSNSRDGSVSSTGSSSNTDSNSNSAGSSTSGGSSTYGYSSNSHDGSVSSTGSSSNTDSNSNSVGSRKSGGSSSHEDSSKSRDENVSTTGSSSNTDSNSNSAGSSTSGGSSTYGYSSNSRDGSVSSTGSSSYTDSNSNSAGSSTSGGSSTYGYSSNSHDGSVSSTGSSSNTDSNSNSVGSRKSGGSSSHEDSSKSRDENVSTTGSSSNTDSNSNSAGSSTSGGSSTYGYSSNSRDGSVSSTGSSSNTDSNSNSAGSSTSGGSSTYGYSSNSHDGSVSSTGSSSNTDSNSNSVESKKSGGSSSHEDSSKSRDGSVSSTGSSSNTDSNSNSAGSSTSGGSSTYGYSSNSRDGSVSSTGSSSNTDSNSNSAGSSTSGGSSTYGYSSNSHDGSVSSTGSSSNTDSISNSVGSRKSGGSSSHEDSSKSRDENVSTTGSSSNTDSNSNSAGSSTSGGSSTYGYSSNSRDGSVSSTGSSSYTDSNSNSAGSSTSGGSSTYGYSSNSHDGSVSSTGSSSNTDSNSNSVGSRKSGGSSSHEDSSKSRDENVSTTGSSSNTDSNSNSAGSSTSGGSSTYGYSSNSRDGSVSSTGSSSYTDSNSNSAGSSTSGGSSTYGYSSNSRDGSVSSTGSSSNTDSNSNSVGSRKSGGSSSHEDSSKSRDENVSTTGSSSNTDSNSNSAGSSTSGGSSTYGYSSNSRDGSVSSTGSSSNTDSNSNSAGSSTSGGSSTYGYSSNSRDGSVSSTGSSSYTDSNSNSAGSSTSGGSSTYGYSSNSRDESVSSTGSSSNTDSNSNSVGSRKSGGSSSHEDSSKSRDENVSTTGSSSNTDSNSNSAGSSTSGGSSTYGYSSNSRDGSVSSTGSSSNTDSNSNSAGSSTSGGSSTYGYSSNSHDGSVSSTGSSSNTDSNSNSVGSRKSGGSSSHEDSSKSRDGSVSSTGSSSNTDSNSNSAGSSTSGGSSTYGYSSNSRDGSVSSTGSSSYTDSNSNSAGSSTSGGSSTYGYSSNSHDGSVSSTGSSSNTDSNSNSVGSRKSDGSSSHEDSSKSRDENVSTTDSSSNTDSNSNSAGSSTSGGSSTYGYSSNSRDGSVSSTGSSSNTDSNSNSAGSSTSGGSSTYGYSSNSRDGSVSSTGSSSNTDSNSNSAGSSTSGGSSNYGYSSNSRDGGVSSTGSSSYTDSNSNSAGSSTSGGSSTYGYSSNSHDGSVSSTGSSSNTDSNSNSVGSRKSGGSSSHEDSSKSRDENVSTTGSSSNTDSNSNSAGSSTSGGSSTYGYSSNSRDGSVSSTGSSSNTDSNSNSAGSSTSGGSSTYGYSSNSRDGSVSSTGSSSYTDSNSNSAGSSTSGGSSTYGYSSNSRDESVSSTGSSSNTDSNSNSVGSRKSGGSSSHEDSSKSRDENVSTTGSSSNTDSNSNSAGSRTSGGSSTYGYSYNSRDGSVSSTGSSSNTDSNSNSAGSSTSGGSSTYGYSSNSRDESVSSTGSSSNTDSNSNSVGSRKSDGSSSHEDSSKSRDESVSTTGSSSNTDSNSSSAGSSTSGGSSTYGYSSNSGDGSVSSTGSSSNTESNSNSEGSRTSGGSSTYGYSSNSRDGSVSSTGSSSNTDSNSNSAGSSTSGGSSTYGYSSNSRDESVSSTGSSSNTDSNSNSVGSRKSDGSSSHEDSSKSRDENVSTTGSSSNTDSNSSSAGSSTSGGSSTYGYSSNSGDGSVSSTGSSSNTDSNSNSAGSSTSGGSSTYGYSSNSRDGSVSSTGSSSNTDSNSNSAGSSTSGGSSTYGYSSNSRDGSVSSTGSSSNTDSNSNSAGSSTSGSSNTHGASHGLASSGGSIASATSTPDILTIALSEDSSEVDIDLGNLGWWWNSDNKAQRAAGGATKSEASSSTQATTVSGADDSADSYTWWWNPRRSSSSSSSASSSSSGSNVGGSSQSSGSSTSGSNARGHLGTVSSTGSTSNTDSSSKSAGSRTSGGSSTYGYSSSHRGGSVSSTGSSSNTDSSTKNAGSSTSGGSSTYGYSSSHRGGSVSSTGSSSNTDSSTKNAGSSTSGGSSTYGYSSSHRGGSVSSTGSSSNTDSSTKSAGSSTSGGSSTYGYSSRHRGGRVSSTGSSSTTDASSNSVGSSTSGGSSTYGYSSNSRDGSVSSTGSSSNTDSNSNSAGSSTSGGSSTYGYSSNSRDGSVSSTGSSSNTDSNSNSAGSSTSGGSSTYGYSSNSRDGSVSSTGSSSNTDASTDLTGSSTSGGSSTYGYSSDSRDGSVSSTGSSSNTDASTDLAGSSTSGGSSTYGYSSDCGDGSVSSTGSSSNTDASTDLAGSSTSGGSSTYGYSSDSRDGSVSSTGSSSNTDASTDLAGSSTSGGSSTYGYSSNSRDGSVSSTGSSSNTDASTDLTGSSTSGGSSTYGYSSSNRDGSVLATGSSSNTDASTTEESTTSAGSSTEGYSSSSHDGSVTSTDGSSTSGGASSSSASTAKSDAASSEDGFWWWNRRKSGSGHKSATVQSSTTDKTSTDSASSTDSTSSTSGASTTTSGSSSTSGGSSTSDASSTSSSVSRSHRSGVNRLLHKPGQGKICLCFENIFDIPYHLRKNIGV, from the exons CCGGCAATCGAGATACAGTCGAAGTCAAAAACCGAAAGTACAATGCAGCTAGCAGTGAAAGCTCTTACCTCAACAAAGATAATGATTCGATAAGTGCCGGAGCGCACCGGGCCAAGTCCGTAGAGCAGAGTCAGGATAAAAGCAAATATACATCTGGTCCAGAAGGCGTGTCGTACAGCGGAAGGTCTCAGAACTATAAAGATTCCAAGCAAGCTTATGCCGATTATCACAGCGATCCGAACGGCGGATCTGCTTCTGCCGGACAATCTCGCGACAGCAGCCTGAGAGAGAGAAACGTACATTACGTCTCTGACGGTGAAGCAGTGGCCGCTTCCAGTGACGCTCGCGATGAAAACCGATCCGCCCAACAGAATGCTCAGGCCAATTGGAACGCTGACGGTTCTTACGGAGTTAGCGCTGATCGAAGTGGTTCCGCTAGTTCTAGACGCCGCCAAGCCAATTACTACTCCGATAAAGACATCACTGCTGCTTCTAAAGACGATTCACGTGCAGATTCTTCTAGGAGAAGCAATGCCTATTACAACAGAGATAGTGACGGCTCAGAATCCGCTGGATTAAGTGACCGTAGAGCTTCTTCCTCGAAAAATGATAATGTATTTGTTTACCGCACTAAGGATTCTATTGGAGGACAAGCGAAATCTTCAAGATCATCTCATTCACAAGAGAGCGACGCTTATTATAACTCCAGTCCGGATGGAAGCTACAACGCTGGTACGCGAGATAGTTCAATTTCTAACAAAAAGAAGGCGAGCTCTACCATCTACGCTGATAAAGATCAAATACGCGCCGCGAATGATCGTTATTCTTCGAAACAGTTAAAACAGAGCAGCGCTCAAATCTCCTCCGGGCCAGAGGGCACCTCTGTAAGCAGTAAGGATAGGCAGTACTCGAACGACAAACGCAGCAAATCTGATGCGTACGTCGGACGGGACGGCACCGTTGCTTACTCAAACAAGGACAGCGAAAAGACCTCACGACAAAGTAATACGAACTATGCCGACCAAAACTCCGTTCGCTCTGACTCTGCCGCTTCGGACCAGACCAGCAACAGTTACGACAAGGGCTACAGTGATAAAAATACAGTTGCCCATAGCTCTGGTAGTAGGGGCAGTCAGAATCAGAAATCGTCGAGCTACCGCGCTGACAAGGACGGTTTTTCCTCCAGTACGAATACTGAAAAATCCAGATTTAGTTCTTCGAATAGCGTCGTAGAAACTTCAGATGGAACTTCTGCTAGTCGCGAATCATCAGCGGAGGATACCAAATCATCCAATAGTAACGTTCAGAGCGATG AAACAGGCGAAGAAGAGGAATTGTTCGATGTTGTATCTTACCAGAAAATTGAAGATGGCAAGCCTGTAATCATAATGAAAGTTATACCAGTCG AGAAATCCGCGTCCCAATCAAGTTCTTCGCGGTCATCTCAGGAGTCTGCAAGCTATAGCAGCAGCAGCAGTTCATCGA CAGAAGAATCCTCATCCTCGAGCTCTAGGGCTGCTTCATCAACCGACGCTTCTAGCAACACTGATTCAAACTCAAACAGCGCGGGATCCAGTACATCCGGCGGTAGCAGCACTTATGGATACAGTTCCAACAGTCGTGATGGAAGTGTATCGACCACCGGCAGTTCCAGTAACACTGATTCGAATTCAAACAGCGTAGGATCCAGGAAATCCGGCGGTAGCAGCTCTCATGAAGACAGTTCCAAGAGTCGTGATGAAAATGTATCGACCACCGGCAGTTCCAGTAACACCGATTCAAACTCAAACAGCGCAGGATCCAGTACATCTGGCGGTAGCAGCACTTATGGATACAGTTCCAACAGTCGTGATGGAAGTGTATCATCCACCGGCAGTTCCAGTAACACCGATTCAAACTCAAACAGCGCAGGATCCAGTACTTCTGGCGGTAGCAGCACTTATGGATACAGCTCCAACAGTCGTGATGGAAGTGTATCATCCACCGGCAGTTCCAGTAACACTGATTCAAACTCAAACAGCGTAGGATCCAGGAAATCCGGCGGTAGCAGCTCTCATGAAGACAGTTCCAAGAGTCGTGATGAAACTGTATCGACCACCGACAGTTCCAGTAACACTGATTCAAATTCAAACAGCGTAGAAACCAGGAAATCCGGCGGTAGCAGCTCTCATGAAGACAGTTCCAAGAGTCGTGATGAAAATGTATCGACCACCGGCAGTTCCAGTAACACTGATTCAAACTCAAACAGCGCAGGATCCAGTACATCTGGCGGTAGCAGCACTTATGGATACAGCTCCAACAGTCGTGATGGAAGTGTATCATCCACCGGCAGTTCTAGTAACACTGATTCAAACTCAAACAGCGCCGGATCCAGTACATCGGGCGGTAGCAGCACTTATGGATACAGTTCCAACAGTCATGATGGAAGTGTATCATCTACCGGCAGTTCCAGTAACACTGATTCGAATTCAAACAGCGTAGGATCCAGGAAATCCGGCGGTAGCAGCTCTCATGAAGACAGTTCCAAGAGTCGTGATGAAAATGTATCGACCACCGGCAGTTCCAGTAACACTGATTCAAACTCAAACAGCGCAGGATCCAGTACATCTGGCGGTAGCAGCACTTATGGATACAGCTCCAACAGTCGTGATGGAAGTGTATCATCCACCGGCAGTTCCAGTTACACTGATTCAAACTCAAACAGCGCCGGATCCAGTACATCGGGCGGTAGCAGCACTTATGGATACAGTTCCAACAGTCATGATGGAAGTGTATCATCTACCGGCAGTTCCAGTAACACTGATTCGAATTCAAACAGCGTAGGATCCAGGAAATCCGGCGGTAGCAGCTCTCATGAAGACAGTTCCAAGAGTCGTGATGAAAATGTATCGACCACCGGCAGTTCCAGTAACACCGATTCAAACTCAAACAGCGCAGGATCCAGTACATCTGGCGGTAGCAGCACTTATGGATACAGCTCCAACAGTCGTGATGGAAGTGTATCATCCACCGGCAGTTCCAGTAACACTGATTCAAACTCAAACAGCGCCGGATCCAGTACATCGGGCGGTAGCAGCACTTATGGATACAGTTCCAACAGTCATGATGGAAGTGTATCATCTACCGGCAGTTCCAGTAACACTGATTCGAATTCAAACAGCGTAGAATCCAAGAAATCCGGCGGTAGCAGCTCTCATGAAGACAGTTCCAAGAGTCGTGATGGAAGTGTATCATCCACCGGCAGTTCCAGTAACACTGATTCAAACTCAAACAGTGCAGGATCCAGTACATCTGGCGGTAGCAGCACTTATGGATACAGCTCCAACAGTCGTGATGGAAGTGTATCATCCACCGGCAGTTCCAGTAACACTGATTCAAACTCAAACAGCGCCGGATCCAGTACATCGGGCGGTAGCAGCACTTATGGATACAGTTCCAACAGTCATGATGGAAGTGTATCATCTACCGGCAGTTCCAGTAACACTGATTCGATTTCAAACAGCGTAGGATCCAGGAAATCTGGCGGTAGCAGCTCTCATGAAGACAGTTCCAAGAGTCGTGATGAAAATGTATCGACCACCGGCAGTTCCAGTAACACCGATTCAAACTCAAACAGCGCAGGATCCAGTACATCTGGCGGTAGCAGCACTTATGGATACAGCTCCAACAGTCGTGATGGAAGTGTATCATCCACCGGCAGTTCCAGTTACACTGATTCAAACTCAAACAGCGCCGGATCCAGTACATCGGGCGGTAGCAGCACTTATGGATACAGTTCCAACAGTCATGATGGAAGTGTATCATCTACCGGCAGTTCTAGTAACACTGATTCGAATTCAAACAGCGTAGGATCCAGGAAATCCGGCGGTAGCAGCTCTCATGAAGACAGTTCCAAGAGTCGTGATGAAAATGTATCGACCACCGGCAGTTCCAGTAACACCGATTCAAACTCAAACAGCGCAGGATCCAGTACATCTGGCGGTAGCAGCACTTATGGATACAGCTCCAACAGTCGTGATGGAAGTGTATCATCCACCGGCAGTTCCAGTTACACTGATTCAAACTCAAACAGCGCCGGATCCAGTACATCGGGCGGTAGCAGCACTTATGGATACAGTTCCAACAGTCGTGATGGAAGTGTATCATCCACCGGCAGTTCCAGTAACACTGATTCGAATTCAAACAGCGTAGGATCCAGGAAATCCGGCGGTAGCAGCTCTCATGAAGACAGTTCCAAGAGTCGTGATGAAAATGTATCGACCACCGGCAGTTCCAGTAACACTGATTCAAACTCAAACAGCGCAGGATCCAGTACATCTGGCGGTAGCAGCACTTATGGATACAGTTCCAATAGTCGTGATGGAAGTGTATCATCCACCGGCAGTTCCAGTAACACTGATTCAAACTCAAACAGCGCGGGATCCAGTACATCCGGTGGTAGCAGCACTTATGGATACAGTTCCAACAGTCGTGATGGAAGTGTATCATCCACCGGCAGTTCCAGTTACACTGATTCAAACTCAAACAGCGCAGGATCCAGTACATCTGGTGGTAGCAGCACTTATGGATACAGTTCCAACAGTCGTGATGAAAGTGTATCATCCACCGGCAGTTCCAGTAACACTGATTCGAATTCAAACAGCGTAGGATCCAGGAAATCCGGCGGTAGCAGCTCTCATGAAGACAGTTCCAAGAGTCGTGATGAAAATGTATCGACCACCGGCAGTTCCAGTAACACCGATTCAAACTCAAACAGCGCAGGATCCAGTACATCTGGCGGTAGCAGCACTTATGGATACAGCTCCAACAGTCGTGATGGAAGCGTATCATCCACCGGCAGTTCCAGTAACACTGATTCAAACTCAAACAGCGCCGGATCCAGTACATCGGGCGGTAGCAGCACTTATGGATACAGTTCCAACAGTCATGATGGAAGTGTATCATCTACCGGCAGTTCCAGTAACACTGATTCGAATTCAAACAGCGTAGGTTCCAGGAAATCCGGCGGTAGCAGCTCTCATGAAGACAGTTCCAAGAGTCGTGATGGAAGTGTATCATCCACTGGCAGTTCCAGTAACACTGATTCAAACTCAAACAGCGCAGGATCCAGTACATCTGGCGGTAGCAGCACTTATGGATACAGCTCCAACAGTCGTGATGGAAGTGTATCATCCACCGGCAGTTCCAGTTACACTGATTCAAACTCAAACAGCGCAGGATCCAGTACATCGGGCGGTAGCAGCACTTATGGATACAGTTCCAACAGTCATGATGGAAGTGTATCATCTACCGGCAGTTCCAGTAACACTGATTCGAATTCAAACAGCGTAGGATCTAGGAAATCCGACGGTAGCAGCTCTCATGAAGACAGTTCCAAGAGTCGTGATGAAAATGTATCGACCACCGACAGTTCCAGTAACACCGATTCAAACTCAAACAGTGCAGGATCCAGTACATCCGGTGGTAGCAGCACTTATGGATACAGCTCCAACAGCCGTGATGGAAGTGTATCATCCACCGGCAGTTCCAGTAACACTGATTCAAACTCAAACAGCGCCGGATCCAGTACATCGGGCGGTAGCAGCACTTATGGATACAGTTCCAACAGTCGTGATGGAAGTGTATCATCCACCGGCAGTTCCAGTAACACTGATTCAAACTCAAACAGCGCGGGATCCAGTACATCCGGTGGTAGCAGCAATTATGGATACAGTTCCAACAGTCGTGATGGAGGTGTATCATCCACCGGCAGTTCCAGTTACACTGATTCAAACTCAAACAGCGCCGGATCCAGTACATCGGGCGGTAGCAGCACTTATGGATACAGTTCCAACAGTCATGATGGAAGTGTATCATCTACCGGCAGTTCCAGTAACACTGATTCGAATTCAAACAGCGTAGGTTCCAGGAAATCCGGCGGTAGCAGCTCTCATGAAGACAGTTCCAAGAGTCGTGATGAAAATGTATCGACCACCGGCAGTTCCAGTAACACTGATTCAAACTCAAACAGCGCAGGATCCAGTACATCTGGCGGTAGCAGCACTTATGGATACAGTTCCAATAGTCGTGATGGAAGTGTATCATCCACCGGCAGTTCCAGTAACACTGATTCAAACTCAAACAGCGCGGGATCCAGTACATCCGGTGGTAGCAGCACTTATGGATACAGTTCCAACAGTCGTGATGGAAGTGTATCATCCACCGGCAGTTCCAGTTACACTGATTCAAACTCAAACAGCGCAGGATCCAGTACATCTGGTGGTAGCAGCACTTATGGATACAGTTCCAACAGTCGTGATGAAAGTGTATCATCCACCGGCAGTTCCAGTAACACTGATTCGAATTCAAACAGCGTAGGATCCAGGAAATCCGGCGGTAGCAGCTCTCATGAAGACAGTTCCAAGAGTCGTGATGAAAATGTATCGACCACCGGCAGTTCCAGTAACACTGATTCAAACTCAAACAGCGCAGGATCCAGAACATCTGGCGGTAGCAGCACTTATggatatagttacaacagtcGTGATGGAAGTGTATCATCCACCGGCAGTTCCAGTAACACTGATTCAAACTCAAACAGCGCAGGATCCAGTACATCTGGTGGTAGCAGCACTTATGGATACAGTTCCAACAGTCGTGATGAAAGTGTATCATCCACCGGCAGTTCCAGTAACACTGATTCGAATTCAAACAGCGTAGGATCCAGGAAATCCGACGGTAGCAGCTCTCATGAAGACAGTTCCAAGAGTCGTGATGAAAGTGTATCGACCACCGGCAGTTCCAGTAACACTGATTCAAACTCAAGCAGCGCAGGATCCAGTACATCCGGTGGTAGCAGCACTTATGGATACAGCTCCAACAGTGGTGATGGAAGTGTATCATCCACCGGCAGTTCCAGTAACACTGAGTCAAACTCAAACAGCGAAGGATCCAGAACATCTGGCGGTAGCAGCACTTATGGATACAGTTCCAACAGTCGTGATGGAAGTGTATCATCCACCGGCAGTTCCAGTAACACTGATTCAAACTCAAACAGCGCAGGATCCAGTACATCTGGTGGTAGCAGCACTTATGGATACAGTTCCAACAGTCGTGATGAAAGTGTATCATCCACCGGCAGTTCCAGTAACACTGATTCGAATTCAAACAGCGTAGGATCCAGGAAATCCGACGGTAGCAGCTCTCATGAAGACAGTTCCAAGAGTCGTGATGAAAATGTATCGACCACCGGCAGTTCCAGTAACACTGATTCAAACTCAAGCAGCGCAGGATCCAGTACATCCGGTGGTAGCAGCACTTATGGATACAGCTCCAACAGTGGTGATGGAAGTGTATCATCCACCGGCAGTTCCAGTAACACTGATTCAAACTCAAACAGCGCAGGATCCAGTACATCTGGCGGTAGCAGCACTTATGGATACAGCTCCAACAGTCGTGATGGAAGTGTATCATCCACCGGCAGTTCCAGTAACACTGATTCAAACTCAAACAGCGCAGGATCCAGTACATCTGGCGGTAGCAGCACTTATGGATACAGCTCCAACAGTCGTGATGGAAGTGTATCATCCACCGGCAGTTCCAGTAACACTGATTCAAACTCAAACAGCGCAGGATCCAGTACATCTGGCAGTAGCAACACTCATGGTGCCAGCCATGGTTTGGCATCATCTGGCGGTAGTATAGCATCAGCAACTAGTACTCCTGACATACTTACCATAG CACTAAGTGAAGACTCTTCCGAGGTGGATATTGATCTTGGCAATTTAGGCTGGTGGTGGAATTCAGACAATAAGGCACAAAGAGCGGCAGGCGGCGCAACAAAGTCTGAAGCTTCATCATCCACTCAAG ctaCTACAGTCAGTGGCGCAGACGACAGTGCTGATTCTTACACCTGGTGGTGGAATCCTAGACGATCAAGCAGCTCCTCTTCATCAGCAAGTTCTAGCAGCTCTGGCTCCAATGTTGGTGGTTCCTCTCAATCCAGCGGTAGCAGCACTTCTGGAAGTAATGCCCGCGGTCATCTAGGAACCGTTTCGTCCACTGGCAGTACCAGTAACACCGATTCAAGCTCAAAAAGTGCAGGATCCCGTACATCCGGCGGTAGCAGCACTTATGGATATAGCTCCAGCCATCGTGGTGGAAGCGTATCATCCACCGGCAGTTCCAGCAACACTGATTCAAGCACAAAGAATGCAGGATCCAGTACATCCGGCGGTAGCAGCACTTATGGATATAGCTCCAGCCATCGTGGTGGAAGCGTATCATCCACCGGCAGTTCCAGCAACACTGATTCAAGCACAAAGAATGCAGGATCCAGTACATCTGGCGGTAGCAGCACTTATGGATATAGCTCTAGCCATCGTGGTGGAAGTGTATCATCCACCGGCAGTTCCAGCAACACTGATTCAAGCACAAAGAGTGCAGGATCCAGTACATCCGGCGGTAGCAGCACTTACGGATATAGCTCCAGGCATCGTGGTGGACGCGTATCATCCACCGGCAGTTCCAGCACAACTGATGCAAGCTCAAACAGCGTAGGATCTAGTACATCCGGCGGTAGCAGCACTTATGGATACAGTTCCAACAGTCGTGATGGAAGTGTATCATCCACCGGCAGTTCCAGTAACACTGATTCAAACTCAAACAGCGCGGGATCCAGTACATCCGGTGGTAGCAGCACTTATGGATACAGTTCCAACAGTCGTGATGGAAGTGTATCATCCACCGGCAGTTCCAGTAACACTGATTCAAACTCAAACAGCGCGGGATCCAGTACATCCGGTGGTAGCAGCACTTATGGATACAGTTCCAACAGTCGTGATGGAAGTGTATCATCCACCGGCAGTTCCAGTAACACTGATGCAAGCACAGACCTTACAGGATCCAGTACATCCGGCGGTAGCAGCACTTATGGATACAGTTCCGACAGTCGTGATGGAAGTGTATCATCCACCGGCAGTTCCAGTAACACTGATGCAAGCACAGACCTGGCAGGATCCAGTACATCTGGCGGTAGCAGCACTTATGGATACAGTTCCGACTGTGGTGATGGAAGTGTATCATCCACCGGCAGTTCCAGTAACACTGATGCAAGCACAGACCTTGCAGGATCCAGTACATCCGGCGGTAGCAGCACTTATGGATACAGTTCCGACAGTCGTGATGGAAGTGTATCATCCACCGGCAGTTCCAGTAACACTGATGCAAGCACAGACCTTGCAGGATCCAGTACATCGGGCGGTAGCAGCACTTATGGATACAGTTCCAACAGTCGTGATGGAAGTGTATCATCCACCGGCAGTTCCAGTAACACTGATGCAAGCACAGACCTTACAGGATCCAGTACATCCGGCGGTAGCAGCACTTATGGATATAGCTCAAGCAATCGTGATGGAAGTGTATTGGCCACTGGCAGTTCCAGTAACACTGATGCAAGCACCACAGAAGAATCCACCACGTCCGCTGGTAGCAGCACTGAAGGATATAGTTCCAGTAGCCATGATGGAAGCGTAACATCCACCGACGGTTCCAGCACAAGTGGAGGAGCTTCTTCCAGCTCAG CGTCAACCGCCAAAAGCGACGCCGCGTCATCTGAAGACGGTTTCTGGTGGTGGAATAGAAGGAAATCAGGATCCGGTCACAAAAGCGCTACCGTACAGTCATCCACAACCGATAAGACGAGCACCGACAGTGCCAGCAGCACCGATTCCACCTCAAGCACGTCCGGGGCAAGCACAACCACTTCAGGCAGTTCTTCTACCTCGGGCGGTTCAAGTACATCGGACGCTTCCTCCACTTCGTCTAGTGTTTCCAGAAGTCATCGTTCAGGCGTGAACAGACTTTTACACAAGCCTGGTCAAGGAAAAATATGCCTTTGCTTCGAAAACATATTCGATATTCCTTACCATCTCCGTAAGAATATCGGTGTTTAA